One stretch of Echeneis naucrates chromosome 11, fEcheNa1.1, whole genome shotgun sequence DNA includes these proteins:
- the ago4 gene encoding protein argonaute-4 isoform X1: MEALGPGPPAPTSLFQPPRRPGLGTVGKPIRLLANHFQVQIPKIDVYHYDIDIKPEKRPRRVNREVVDTMVRHFKMQIFGDRQPGYDGKRNMYTAHPLPIGRDRVDLEVTLPGEGKDQTFKVSLQWVSVVSLQMLLEALSGHLNEVPEDSVQALDVITRHLPSMRYTPVGRSFFSPPEGYYHPLGGGREVWFGFHQSVRPAMWNMMLNIDVSATAFYRAQPVIEFMCEVLDIQNINEQTKPLTDSQRVKFTKEIRGLKVEVTHCGQMKRKYRVCNVTRRPASHQTFPLQLENGQAMECTVAQYFKQKYNLQLKYPHLPCLQVGQEQKHTYLPLEVCNIVAGQRCIKKLTDNQTSTMIKATARSAPDRQEEISRLVKSNSMVGGPDPYLKEFGIVVHNDMTEVTGRVLPAPMLQYGGRVSTDTGRDCGRGLSPQNKTVATPNQGVWDMRGKQFYAGIEIKVWAVACFAPQKQCREDLLKSFTDQLRKISKDAGMPIQGQPCFCKYAQGADSVEPMFKHLKMSYVGLQLIVVILPGKTPVYAEVKRVGDTLLGMATQCVQVKNVVKTSPQTLSNLCLKINAKLGGINNVLVPHQRPSVFQQPVIFLGADVTHPPAGDGKKPSIAAVVGSMDGHPSRYCATVRVQTSRQDMSQSLNPTTSLQEQLFSQEVIQDLTNMVRELLIQFYKSTRFKPTRIIYYRGGVSEGQMKQVAWPELIAIRKACISLEEDYRPGITYIVVQKRHHTRLFCSDKAERVGKSGNVPAGTTVDSTITHPSEFDFYLCSHAGIQGTSRPSHYHVLWDDNCFTADELQLLTYQLCHTYVRCTRSVSIPAPAYYARLVAFRARYHLVDKDHDSAEGSHVSGQSNGRDPQALAKAVQIHYDTQHTMYFA; the protein is encoded by the exons GCCCGCCTGCCCCTACCTCTCTGTTTCAGCCTCCGCGGCGTCCCGGCCTCGGCACGGTGGGGAAACCCATCCGGCTCCTTGCCAACCACTTCCAGGTGCAGATTCCCAAGATTGATGTTTATCATTATGATATTGACATCAAGCCTGAGAAACGGCCTCGAAGGGTCAACAG GGAGGTGGTGGACACCATGGTGCGGCACTTCAAGATGCAGATCTTTGGAGACCGACAGCCTGGCTACGACGGGAAGAGGAACATGTACACAGCACATCCACTGCCAATAGGGAGGGACAGG GTGGATTTGGAGGTGACCCTGCCTGGTGAGGGGAAGGATCAGACATTCAAGGTGTCCTTGCAGTGGGTGTCTGTGGTCAGTCTTCAAATGCTGCTGGAAGCCCTGTCCGGTCACCTGAACGAGGTCCCCGAAGACTCTGTCCAGGCCCTGGATGTCATCACCCGGCACCTACCCTCCATGAG GTACACTCCAGTGGGGCGTTCATTTTTCTCCCCGCCGGAGGGCTACTATCATCCTCTGGGTGGAGGCAGGGAGGTCTGGTTTGGTTTCCATCAGTCTGTCCGTCCTGCCATGTGGAACATGATGCTCAATATAGATG TGTCGGCCACTGCTTTCTACCGTGCCCAGCCTGTGATAGAATTCATGTGCGAAGTGCTTGATATCCAGAACATCAACGAACAGACCAAACCACTGACGGACTCGCAGCGCGTCAAATTCACCAAGGAAATAAGAG GATTGAAAGTTGAGGTCACACATTGTGGTCAGATGAAGAGAAAATATCGAGTGTGCAATGTCACACGCCGACCTGCCAGCCACCAAAC GTTCCCCTTACAGCTTGAGAATGGCCAAGCCATGGAGTGCACAGTAGCCCAGTATTTCAAGCAGAAGTACAACCTGCAGCTCAAGTATCCTCATTTGCCTTGTCTACAAGTGGGGcaggaacagaaacacacctACCTTCCCCTGGAG GTCTGTAACATTGTAGCAGGCCAGCGCTGTATCAAGAAATTGACAGACAACCAGACATCCACCATGATTAAAGCTACAGCTCGCTCAGCCCCCGACAGACAAGAAGAGATCAGCCGACTG gtcAAAAGCAACAGCATGGTCGGGGGGCCAGACCCTTACCTGAAGGAGTTTGGCATTGTGGTGCACAATGACATGACGGAGGTTACTGGGCGTGTGCTCCCTGCGCCCATGCTGCAGTATGGGGGCCGGGTGAGTACAGACACAGGGAGGGACTGTGGCAGG GGACTCTCTCCACAGAATAAAACTGTGGCCACGCCCAACCAGGGCGTGTGGGACATGCGCGGGAAGCAGTTCTATGCTGGCATCGAGATCAAGGTCTGGGCTGTGGCCTGCTTCGCCCCACAGAAACAGTGTCGGGAAGACCTGCTCAA GAGCTTCACTGACCAGCTGCGAAAAATTTCAAAGGATGCTGGGATGCCCATTCAAGGCCAGCCATGTTTCTGTAAATACGCCCAAGGAGCTGACAGTGTGGAGCCGATGTTTAAACACCTCAAAATGTCTTATGTCGGGCTGCAGCTGATTGTGGTCATTCTGCCCGGCAAAACACCTGTCTATG CCGAGGTGAAGAGGGTGGGCGACACTCTCCTCGGCATGGCCACCCAGTGTGTCCAGGTGAAGAACGTAGTGAAGACGTCCCCTCAGACTCTCTCCAACCTCTGCCTCAAGATCAACGCCAAACTGGGAGGCATCAACAACGTTCTTGTGCCTCATCAGAG GCCCTCTGTGTTCCAGCAGCCAGTCATCTTTTTGGGGGCCGATGTGACGCATCCTCCTGCAGGTGACGGGAAGAAGCCATCCATTGCGGCAGTGGTGGGCAGCATGGATGGCCACCCCAGCAGATACTGCGCAACAGTGCGAGTCCAGACATCACGACAAGACATGTCCCAG AGTCTGAATCCGACAACGTCTTTGCAGGAGCAGCTCTTCAGCCAAGAGGTCATCCAAGACTTGACCAACATGGTGCGGGAACTGCTCATCCAGTTCTATAAGTCCACACGCTTCAAGCCCACTCGTATCATCTATTACCGCGGCGGCGTGTCAGAGGGACAGATGAAGCAG GTGGCATGGCCAGAGCTGATAGCAATCCGCAAGGCGTGCATCAGTCTGGAGGAGGATTACAGGCCGGGCATTACCTACATTGTGGTCCAGAAGCGTCACCACACTCGTCTATTCTGCTCTGACAAAGCTGAGCGG GTGGGGAAGAGTGGCAATGTCCCAGCCGGCACCACAGTGGACAGTACCATCACACACCCGTCCGAGTTCGATTTCTACCTGTGCAGCCATGCTGGTATTCAG GGAACCAGTCGTCCCTCCCACTACCACGTCCTGTGGGATGACAACTGCTTCACAGCAGATGAACTGCAGCTCCTCACCTACCAGCTGTGCCACACCTACGTCCGCTGCACTCGCTCCGTCTCCATCCCAGCACCGGCCTACTACGCCAGGCTAGTGGCCTTCCGAGCCCGATACCACCTGGTGGACAAAGACCACGACAG CGCTGAAGGCAGCCACGTGTCGGGACAGAGTAATGGCCGGGACCCTCAGGCACTGGCCAAGGCAGTTCAGATCCACTATGATACCCAGCACACCATGTACTTCGCCTGA
- the ago4 gene encoding protein argonaute-4 isoform X2 — translation MEALGPGPPAPTSLFQPPRRPGLGTVGKPIRLLANHFQVQIPKIDVYHYDIDIKPEKRPRRVNREVVDTMVRHFKMQIFGDRQPGYDGKRNMYTAHPLPIGRDRVDLEVTLPGEGKDQTFKVSLQWVSVVSLQMLLEALSGHLNEVPEDSVQALDVITRHLPSMRYTPVGRSFFSPPEGYYHPLGGGREVWFGFHQSVRPAMWNMMLNIDVSATAFYRAQPVIEFMCEVLDIQNINEQTKPLTDSQRVKFTKEIRGLKVEVTHCGQMKRKYRVCNVTRRPASHQTFPLQLENGQAMECTVAQYFKQKYNLQLKYPHLPCLQVGQEQKHTYLPLEVCNIVAGQRCIKKLTDNQTSTMIKATARSAPDRQEEISRLVKSNSMVGGPDPYLKEFGIVVHNDMTEVTGRVLPAPMLQYGGRVSTDTGRDCGRNKTVATPNQGVWDMRGKQFYAGIEIKVWAVACFAPQKQCREDLLKSFTDQLRKISKDAGMPIQGQPCFCKYAQGADSVEPMFKHLKMSYVGLQLIVVILPGKTPVYAEVKRVGDTLLGMATQCVQVKNVVKTSPQTLSNLCLKINAKLGGINNVLVPHQRPSVFQQPVIFLGADVTHPPAGDGKKPSIAAVVGSMDGHPSRYCATVRVQTSRQDMSQSLNPTTSLQEQLFSQEVIQDLTNMVRELLIQFYKSTRFKPTRIIYYRGGVSEGQMKQVAWPELIAIRKACISLEEDYRPGITYIVVQKRHHTRLFCSDKAERVGKSGNVPAGTTVDSTITHPSEFDFYLCSHAGIQGTSRPSHYHVLWDDNCFTADELQLLTYQLCHTYVRCTRSVSIPAPAYYARLVAFRARYHLVDKDHDSAEGSHVSGQSNGRDPQALAKAVQIHYDTQHTMYFA, via the exons GCCCGCCTGCCCCTACCTCTCTGTTTCAGCCTCCGCGGCGTCCCGGCCTCGGCACGGTGGGGAAACCCATCCGGCTCCTTGCCAACCACTTCCAGGTGCAGATTCCCAAGATTGATGTTTATCATTATGATATTGACATCAAGCCTGAGAAACGGCCTCGAAGGGTCAACAG GGAGGTGGTGGACACCATGGTGCGGCACTTCAAGATGCAGATCTTTGGAGACCGACAGCCTGGCTACGACGGGAAGAGGAACATGTACACAGCACATCCACTGCCAATAGGGAGGGACAGG GTGGATTTGGAGGTGACCCTGCCTGGTGAGGGGAAGGATCAGACATTCAAGGTGTCCTTGCAGTGGGTGTCTGTGGTCAGTCTTCAAATGCTGCTGGAAGCCCTGTCCGGTCACCTGAACGAGGTCCCCGAAGACTCTGTCCAGGCCCTGGATGTCATCACCCGGCACCTACCCTCCATGAG GTACACTCCAGTGGGGCGTTCATTTTTCTCCCCGCCGGAGGGCTACTATCATCCTCTGGGTGGAGGCAGGGAGGTCTGGTTTGGTTTCCATCAGTCTGTCCGTCCTGCCATGTGGAACATGATGCTCAATATAGATG TGTCGGCCACTGCTTTCTACCGTGCCCAGCCTGTGATAGAATTCATGTGCGAAGTGCTTGATATCCAGAACATCAACGAACAGACCAAACCACTGACGGACTCGCAGCGCGTCAAATTCACCAAGGAAATAAGAG GATTGAAAGTTGAGGTCACACATTGTGGTCAGATGAAGAGAAAATATCGAGTGTGCAATGTCACACGCCGACCTGCCAGCCACCAAAC GTTCCCCTTACAGCTTGAGAATGGCCAAGCCATGGAGTGCACAGTAGCCCAGTATTTCAAGCAGAAGTACAACCTGCAGCTCAAGTATCCTCATTTGCCTTGTCTACAAGTGGGGcaggaacagaaacacacctACCTTCCCCTGGAG GTCTGTAACATTGTAGCAGGCCAGCGCTGTATCAAGAAATTGACAGACAACCAGACATCCACCATGATTAAAGCTACAGCTCGCTCAGCCCCCGACAGACAAGAAGAGATCAGCCGACTG gtcAAAAGCAACAGCATGGTCGGGGGGCCAGACCCTTACCTGAAGGAGTTTGGCATTGTGGTGCACAATGACATGACGGAGGTTACTGGGCGTGTGCTCCCTGCGCCCATGCTGCAGTATGGGGGCCGGGTGAGTACAGACACAGGGAGGGACTGTGGCAGG AATAAAACTGTGGCCACGCCCAACCAGGGCGTGTGGGACATGCGCGGGAAGCAGTTCTATGCTGGCATCGAGATCAAGGTCTGGGCTGTGGCCTGCTTCGCCCCACAGAAACAGTGTCGGGAAGACCTGCTCAA GAGCTTCACTGACCAGCTGCGAAAAATTTCAAAGGATGCTGGGATGCCCATTCAAGGCCAGCCATGTTTCTGTAAATACGCCCAAGGAGCTGACAGTGTGGAGCCGATGTTTAAACACCTCAAAATGTCTTATGTCGGGCTGCAGCTGATTGTGGTCATTCTGCCCGGCAAAACACCTGTCTATG CCGAGGTGAAGAGGGTGGGCGACACTCTCCTCGGCATGGCCACCCAGTGTGTCCAGGTGAAGAACGTAGTGAAGACGTCCCCTCAGACTCTCTCCAACCTCTGCCTCAAGATCAACGCCAAACTGGGAGGCATCAACAACGTTCTTGTGCCTCATCAGAG GCCCTCTGTGTTCCAGCAGCCAGTCATCTTTTTGGGGGCCGATGTGACGCATCCTCCTGCAGGTGACGGGAAGAAGCCATCCATTGCGGCAGTGGTGGGCAGCATGGATGGCCACCCCAGCAGATACTGCGCAACAGTGCGAGTCCAGACATCACGACAAGACATGTCCCAG AGTCTGAATCCGACAACGTCTTTGCAGGAGCAGCTCTTCAGCCAAGAGGTCATCCAAGACTTGACCAACATGGTGCGGGAACTGCTCATCCAGTTCTATAAGTCCACACGCTTCAAGCCCACTCGTATCATCTATTACCGCGGCGGCGTGTCAGAGGGACAGATGAAGCAG GTGGCATGGCCAGAGCTGATAGCAATCCGCAAGGCGTGCATCAGTCTGGAGGAGGATTACAGGCCGGGCATTACCTACATTGTGGTCCAGAAGCGTCACCACACTCGTCTATTCTGCTCTGACAAAGCTGAGCGG GTGGGGAAGAGTGGCAATGTCCCAGCCGGCACCACAGTGGACAGTACCATCACACACCCGTCCGAGTTCGATTTCTACCTGTGCAGCCATGCTGGTATTCAG GGAACCAGTCGTCCCTCCCACTACCACGTCCTGTGGGATGACAACTGCTTCACAGCAGATGAACTGCAGCTCCTCACCTACCAGCTGTGCCACACCTACGTCCGCTGCACTCGCTCCGTCTCCATCCCAGCACCGGCCTACTACGCCAGGCTAGTGGCCTTCCGAGCCCGATACCACCTGGTGGACAAAGACCACGACAG CGCTGAAGGCAGCCACGTGTCGGGACAGAGTAATGGCCGGGACCCTCAGGCACTGGCCAAGGCAGTTCAGATCCACTATGATACCCAGCACACCATGTACTTCGCCTGA
- the ago4 gene encoding protein argonaute-4 isoform X6 has translation MEALGPGPPAPTSLFQPPRRPGLGTVGKPIRLLANHFQVQIPKIDVYHYDIDIKPEKRPRRVNREVVDTMVRHFKMQIFGDRQPGYDGKRNMYTAHPLPIGRDRVDLEVTLPGEGKDQTFKVSLQWVSVVSLQMLLEALSGHLNEVPEDSVQALDVITRHLPSMRYTPVGRSFFSPPEGYYHPLGGGREVWFGFHQSVRPAMWNMMLNIDVSATAFYRAQPVIEFMCEVLDIQNINEQTKPLTDSQRVKFTKEIRGLKVEVTHCGQMKRKYRVCNVTRRPASHQTFPLQLENGQAMECTVAQYFKQKYNLQLKYPHLPCLQVGQEQKHTYLPLEVCNIVAGQRCIKKLTDNQTSTMIKATARSAPDRQEEISRLVKSNSMVGGPDPYLKEFGIVVHNDMTEVTGRVLPAPMLQYGGRNKTVATPNQGVWDMRGKQFYAGIEIKVWAVACFAPQKQCREDLLKSFTDQLRKISKDAGMPIQGQPCFCKYAQGADSVEPMFKHLKMSYVGLQLIVVILPGKTPVYAEVKRVGDTLLGMATQCVQVKNVVKTSPQTLSNLCLKINAKLGGINNVLVPHQRPSVFQQPVIFLGADVTHPPAGDGKKPSIAAVVGSMDGHPSRYCATVRVQTSRQDMSQSLNPTTSLQEQLFSQEVIQDLTNMVRELLIQFYKSTRFKPTRIIYYRGGVSEGQMKQVAWPELIAIRKACISLEEDYRPGITYIVVQKRHHTRLFCSDKAERVGKSGNVPAGTTVDSTITHPSEFDFYLCSHAGIQGTSRPSHYHVLWDDNCFTADELQLLTYQLCHTYVRCTRSVSIPAPAYYARLVAFRARYHLVDKDHDSAEGSHVSGQSNGRDPQALAKAVQIHYDTQHTMYFA, from the exons GCCCGCCTGCCCCTACCTCTCTGTTTCAGCCTCCGCGGCGTCCCGGCCTCGGCACGGTGGGGAAACCCATCCGGCTCCTTGCCAACCACTTCCAGGTGCAGATTCCCAAGATTGATGTTTATCATTATGATATTGACATCAAGCCTGAGAAACGGCCTCGAAGGGTCAACAG GGAGGTGGTGGACACCATGGTGCGGCACTTCAAGATGCAGATCTTTGGAGACCGACAGCCTGGCTACGACGGGAAGAGGAACATGTACACAGCACATCCACTGCCAATAGGGAGGGACAGG GTGGATTTGGAGGTGACCCTGCCTGGTGAGGGGAAGGATCAGACATTCAAGGTGTCCTTGCAGTGGGTGTCTGTGGTCAGTCTTCAAATGCTGCTGGAAGCCCTGTCCGGTCACCTGAACGAGGTCCCCGAAGACTCTGTCCAGGCCCTGGATGTCATCACCCGGCACCTACCCTCCATGAG GTACACTCCAGTGGGGCGTTCATTTTTCTCCCCGCCGGAGGGCTACTATCATCCTCTGGGTGGAGGCAGGGAGGTCTGGTTTGGTTTCCATCAGTCTGTCCGTCCTGCCATGTGGAACATGATGCTCAATATAGATG TGTCGGCCACTGCTTTCTACCGTGCCCAGCCTGTGATAGAATTCATGTGCGAAGTGCTTGATATCCAGAACATCAACGAACAGACCAAACCACTGACGGACTCGCAGCGCGTCAAATTCACCAAGGAAATAAGAG GATTGAAAGTTGAGGTCACACATTGTGGTCAGATGAAGAGAAAATATCGAGTGTGCAATGTCACACGCCGACCTGCCAGCCACCAAAC GTTCCCCTTACAGCTTGAGAATGGCCAAGCCATGGAGTGCACAGTAGCCCAGTATTTCAAGCAGAAGTACAACCTGCAGCTCAAGTATCCTCATTTGCCTTGTCTACAAGTGGGGcaggaacagaaacacacctACCTTCCCCTGGAG GTCTGTAACATTGTAGCAGGCCAGCGCTGTATCAAGAAATTGACAGACAACCAGACATCCACCATGATTAAAGCTACAGCTCGCTCAGCCCCCGACAGACAAGAAGAGATCAGCCGACTG gtcAAAAGCAACAGCATGGTCGGGGGGCCAGACCCTTACCTGAAGGAGTTTGGCATTGTGGTGCACAATGACATGACGGAGGTTACTGGGCGTGTGCTCCCTGCGCCCATGCTGCAGTATGGGGGCCGG AATAAAACTGTGGCCACGCCCAACCAGGGCGTGTGGGACATGCGCGGGAAGCAGTTCTATGCTGGCATCGAGATCAAGGTCTGGGCTGTGGCCTGCTTCGCCCCACAGAAACAGTGTCGGGAAGACCTGCTCAA GAGCTTCACTGACCAGCTGCGAAAAATTTCAAAGGATGCTGGGATGCCCATTCAAGGCCAGCCATGTTTCTGTAAATACGCCCAAGGAGCTGACAGTGTGGAGCCGATGTTTAAACACCTCAAAATGTCTTATGTCGGGCTGCAGCTGATTGTGGTCATTCTGCCCGGCAAAACACCTGTCTATG CCGAGGTGAAGAGGGTGGGCGACACTCTCCTCGGCATGGCCACCCAGTGTGTCCAGGTGAAGAACGTAGTGAAGACGTCCCCTCAGACTCTCTCCAACCTCTGCCTCAAGATCAACGCCAAACTGGGAGGCATCAACAACGTTCTTGTGCCTCATCAGAG GCCCTCTGTGTTCCAGCAGCCAGTCATCTTTTTGGGGGCCGATGTGACGCATCCTCCTGCAGGTGACGGGAAGAAGCCATCCATTGCGGCAGTGGTGGGCAGCATGGATGGCCACCCCAGCAGATACTGCGCAACAGTGCGAGTCCAGACATCACGACAAGACATGTCCCAG AGTCTGAATCCGACAACGTCTTTGCAGGAGCAGCTCTTCAGCCAAGAGGTCATCCAAGACTTGACCAACATGGTGCGGGAACTGCTCATCCAGTTCTATAAGTCCACACGCTTCAAGCCCACTCGTATCATCTATTACCGCGGCGGCGTGTCAGAGGGACAGATGAAGCAG GTGGCATGGCCAGAGCTGATAGCAATCCGCAAGGCGTGCATCAGTCTGGAGGAGGATTACAGGCCGGGCATTACCTACATTGTGGTCCAGAAGCGTCACCACACTCGTCTATTCTGCTCTGACAAAGCTGAGCGG GTGGGGAAGAGTGGCAATGTCCCAGCCGGCACCACAGTGGACAGTACCATCACACACCCGTCCGAGTTCGATTTCTACCTGTGCAGCCATGCTGGTATTCAG GGAACCAGTCGTCCCTCCCACTACCACGTCCTGTGGGATGACAACTGCTTCACAGCAGATGAACTGCAGCTCCTCACCTACCAGCTGTGCCACACCTACGTCCGCTGCACTCGCTCCGTCTCCATCCCAGCACCGGCCTACTACGCCAGGCTAGTGGCCTTCCGAGCCCGATACCACCTGGTGGACAAAGACCACGACAG CGCTGAAGGCAGCCACGTGTCGGGACAGAGTAATGGCCGGGACCCTCAGGCACTGGCCAAGGCAGTTCAGATCCACTATGATACCCAGCACACCATGTACTTCGCCTGA
- the ago4 gene encoding protein argonaute-4 isoform X4, whose protein sequence is MEALGPGPPAPTSLFQPPRRPGLGTVGKPIRLLANHFQVQIPKIDVYHYDIDIKPEKRPRRVNREVVDTMVRHFKMQIFGDRQPGYDGKRNMYTAHPLPIGRDRVDLEVTLPGEGKDQTFKVSLQWVSVVSLQMLLEALSGHLNEVPEDSVQALDVITRHLPSMRYTPVGRSFFSPPEGYYHPLGGGREVWFGFHQSVRPAMWNMMLNIDVSATAFYRAQPVIEFMCEVLDIQNINEQTKPLTDSQRVKFTKEIRGLKVEVTHCGQMKRKYRVCNVTRRPASHQTFPLQLENGQAMECTVAQYFKQKYNLQLKYPHLPCLQVGQEQKHTYLPLEVCNIVAGQRCIKKLTDNQTSTMIKATARSAPDRQEEISRLVKSNSMVGGPDPYLKEFGIVVHNDMTEVTGRVLPAPMLQYGGRGLSPQNKTVATPNQGVWDMRGKQFYAGIEIKVWAVACFAPQKQCREDLLKSFTDQLRKISKDAGMPIQGQPCFCKYAQGADSVEPMFKHLKMSYVGLQLIVVILPGKTPVYAEVKRVGDTLLGMATQCVQVKNVVKTSPQTLSNLCLKINAKLGGINNVLVPHQRPSVFQQPVIFLGADVTHPPAGDGKKPSIAAVVGSMDGHPSRYCATVRVQTSRQDMSQSLNPTTSLQEQLFSQEVIQDLTNMVRELLIQFYKSTRFKPTRIIYYRGGVSEGQMKQVAWPELIAIRKACISLEEDYRPGITYIVVQKRHHTRLFCSDKAERVGKSGNVPAGTTVDSTITHPSEFDFYLCSHAGIQGTSRPSHYHVLWDDNCFTADELQLLTYQLCHTYVRCTRSVSIPAPAYYARLVAFRARYHLVDKDHDSAEGSHVSGQSNGRDPQALAKAVQIHYDTQHTMYFA, encoded by the exons GCCCGCCTGCCCCTACCTCTCTGTTTCAGCCTCCGCGGCGTCCCGGCCTCGGCACGGTGGGGAAACCCATCCGGCTCCTTGCCAACCACTTCCAGGTGCAGATTCCCAAGATTGATGTTTATCATTATGATATTGACATCAAGCCTGAGAAACGGCCTCGAAGGGTCAACAG GGAGGTGGTGGACACCATGGTGCGGCACTTCAAGATGCAGATCTTTGGAGACCGACAGCCTGGCTACGACGGGAAGAGGAACATGTACACAGCACATCCACTGCCAATAGGGAGGGACAGG GTGGATTTGGAGGTGACCCTGCCTGGTGAGGGGAAGGATCAGACATTCAAGGTGTCCTTGCAGTGGGTGTCTGTGGTCAGTCTTCAAATGCTGCTGGAAGCCCTGTCCGGTCACCTGAACGAGGTCCCCGAAGACTCTGTCCAGGCCCTGGATGTCATCACCCGGCACCTACCCTCCATGAG GTACACTCCAGTGGGGCGTTCATTTTTCTCCCCGCCGGAGGGCTACTATCATCCTCTGGGTGGAGGCAGGGAGGTCTGGTTTGGTTTCCATCAGTCTGTCCGTCCTGCCATGTGGAACATGATGCTCAATATAGATG TGTCGGCCACTGCTTTCTACCGTGCCCAGCCTGTGATAGAATTCATGTGCGAAGTGCTTGATATCCAGAACATCAACGAACAGACCAAACCACTGACGGACTCGCAGCGCGTCAAATTCACCAAGGAAATAAGAG GATTGAAAGTTGAGGTCACACATTGTGGTCAGATGAAGAGAAAATATCGAGTGTGCAATGTCACACGCCGACCTGCCAGCCACCAAAC GTTCCCCTTACAGCTTGAGAATGGCCAAGCCATGGAGTGCACAGTAGCCCAGTATTTCAAGCAGAAGTACAACCTGCAGCTCAAGTATCCTCATTTGCCTTGTCTACAAGTGGGGcaggaacagaaacacacctACCTTCCCCTGGAG GTCTGTAACATTGTAGCAGGCCAGCGCTGTATCAAGAAATTGACAGACAACCAGACATCCACCATGATTAAAGCTACAGCTCGCTCAGCCCCCGACAGACAAGAAGAGATCAGCCGACTG gtcAAAAGCAACAGCATGGTCGGGGGGCCAGACCCTTACCTGAAGGAGTTTGGCATTGTGGTGCACAATGACATGACGGAGGTTACTGGGCGTGTGCTCCCTGCGCCCATGCTGCAGTATGGGGGCCGG GGACTCTCTCCACAGAATAAAACTGTGGCCACGCCCAACCAGGGCGTGTGGGACATGCGCGGGAAGCAGTTCTATGCTGGCATCGAGATCAAGGTCTGGGCTGTGGCCTGCTTCGCCCCACAGAAACAGTGTCGGGAAGACCTGCTCAA GAGCTTCACTGACCAGCTGCGAAAAATTTCAAAGGATGCTGGGATGCCCATTCAAGGCCAGCCATGTTTCTGTAAATACGCCCAAGGAGCTGACAGTGTGGAGCCGATGTTTAAACACCTCAAAATGTCTTATGTCGGGCTGCAGCTGATTGTGGTCATTCTGCCCGGCAAAACACCTGTCTATG CCGAGGTGAAGAGGGTGGGCGACACTCTCCTCGGCATGGCCACCCAGTGTGTCCAGGTGAAGAACGTAGTGAAGACGTCCCCTCAGACTCTCTCCAACCTCTGCCTCAAGATCAACGCCAAACTGGGAGGCATCAACAACGTTCTTGTGCCTCATCAGAG GCCCTCTGTGTTCCAGCAGCCAGTCATCTTTTTGGGGGCCGATGTGACGCATCCTCCTGCAGGTGACGGGAAGAAGCCATCCATTGCGGCAGTGGTGGGCAGCATGGATGGCCACCCCAGCAGATACTGCGCAACAGTGCGAGTCCAGACATCACGACAAGACATGTCCCAG AGTCTGAATCCGACAACGTCTTTGCAGGAGCAGCTCTTCAGCCAAGAGGTCATCCAAGACTTGACCAACATGGTGCGGGAACTGCTCATCCAGTTCTATAAGTCCACACGCTTCAAGCCCACTCGTATCATCTATTACCGCGGCGGCGTGTCAGAGGGACAGATGAAGCAG GTGGCATGGCCAGAGCTGATAGCAATCCGCAAGGCGTGCATCAGTCTGGAGGAGGATTACAGGCCGGGCATTACCTACATTGTGGTCCAGAAGCGTCACCACACTCGTCTATTCTGCTCTGACAAAGCTGAGCGG GTGGGGAAGAGTGGCAATGTCCCAGCCGGCACCACAGTGGACAGTACCATCACACACCCGTCCGAGTTCGATTTCTACCTGTGCAGCCATGCTGGTATTCAG GGAACCAGTCGTCCCTCCCACTACCACGTCCTGTGGGATGACAACTGCTTCACAGCAGATGAACTGCAGCTCCTCACCTACCAGCTGTGCCACACCTACGTCCGCTGCACTCGCTCCGTCTCCATCCCAGCACCGGCCTACTACGCCAGGCTAGTGGCCTTCCGAGCCCGATACCACCTGGTGGACAAAGACCACGACAG CGCTGAAGGCAGCCACGTGTCGGGACAGAGTAATGGCCGGGACCCTCAGGCACTGGCCAAGGCAGTTCAGATCCACTATGATACCCAGCACACCATGTACTTCGCCTGA